Proteins encoded in a region of the Tripterygium wilfordii isolate XIE 37 chromosome 21, ASM1340144v1, whole genome shotgun sequence genome:
- the LOC119989397 gene encoding uncharacterized protein LOC119989397 isoform X2, translated as MRAFLLYLSVVAILFACTFQFQAHGAPAGPLIKHLSSLLKWTRSATKTPQQDGNVLQFENGYLVETVVEGNEIGVVPYKIRVSEDGELFAVDAINSNVVKITPPLSQYSRARLVAGSFQGYTGHVDGKPNESRFNRPKGITMDDKGNVYVADTLNHAIRKIGDAGVTTIAGGKSNVAGYRDGPGEDAKLSNDFDVVYVRPTCSLLIIDRGNAALRQISLNHEECDYQSSSISASDVFMVVGAVLVGYAFCILQQGFGPSFFARTTQQTSESEYKDQTSKEKPSSVMDSMKEEPGWPSFGQLIIDLSKLAVEALGGVCLYFVPSRFRSGGSKKGLTPLKDRLKLPEDEAETPLVHRQSTFPSLSETRQVNAANASDKYSEAKAPKIKSASFKDPSVSGKHRSSKRQEYPEYFGSGEVPSYTRSKTQKERTRHRQRDKSGEAGVNAVGAETKPVDMNPVNYENPKFNYNIRSKYTSDHSYRY; from the exons ATGAGAGCTTTTCTCCTCTATCTTTCTGTTGTTGCTATTTTGTTTGCTTGCACATTTCAGTTTCAAGCTCATGGTGCTCCTGCAG GACCTTTGATTAAACACTTGTCTTCTCTGCTGAAATGGACCAGGTCAGCTACCAAAACACCCCAACAAG ATGGGAATGTCCTTCAATTTGAGAATGGGTATCTAGTGGAGACTGTTGTGGAGGGAAATGAGATCGGAGTGGTTCCTTACAAAATTCGGGTCTCCGAGGATGGTGAATTATTCGCTGTTGATGCTATTAACAGCAACGTTGTCAAAATCACGCCCCCACTGTCCCAGT ATAGTAGGGCAAGACTTGTTGCTGGGTCATTTCAGGGTTACACAGGGCATGTTGATGGAAAACCAAATGAATCTCGTTTCAATCGTCCCAAAGGCATTACTATGGATGACAAGGGGAATGTGTATGTTGCTGATACATTGAACCATGCCATCAGAAAAATTGGAGATGCTG GTGTTACAACCATTGCTGGAGGGAAATCAAATGTTGCTGGCTATAGAGATGGGCCTGGTGAGGATGCAAAattgtcaaatgattttgatgTGGTATACGTTCGGCCCACCTGTTCACTGTTGATTATCGATAGAGGAAATGCTGCTCTTCGACAAATCTCTCTCAACCACGAGGAGTGCGATTACCAATCCAGTTCTATTTCAGCCTCAG ACGTTTTTATGGTTGTTGGTGCTGTCTTGGTTGGATATGCTTTCTGCATCCTGCAGCAAGGGTTTGGGCCTTCTTTCTTTGCAAGAACCACT CAACAAACTTCAGAAAGTGAATATAAGGATCAAACAAGCAAGGAGAAACCCTCTTCTGTAATGGACAGCATGAAAGAGGAACCTGGGTGGCCATCATTTGGACAGCTTATCATCGATCTGTCTAAACTTGCAGTGGAAGCTTTGGGTGGTGTTTGCCTTTATTTCGTCCCTTCTCGATTCAGATCAGGGGGATCAAAGAAAGGCCTTACACCATTGAAAGATCGCTTAAAGTTGCCTGAAGATGAAGCTGAGACTCCATTAGTTCACAGACAGAGCacttttccctctctttctgaAACCCGGCAGGTCAATGCAGCTAATGCTAGTGATAAATATTCAGAAGCAAAGGCCCCAAAAATCAAATCAGCTAGTTTTAAGGATCCGTCCGTGTCAGGCAAGCACCGATCATCTAAGCGACAAGAATATCCTGAATATTTCGGATCAGGTGAAGTGCCTTCATATACAAGGTCTAAGACTCAGAAAGAAAGGACACGACATCGTCAGCGAGACAAAAGTGGAGAGGCAGGTGTCAATGCAGTTGGTGCAGAGACGAAACCTGTTGACATGAATCCAGTGAACTATGAAAACCCAAAGTTCAATTATAATATCAGGAGCAAGTATACATCTGATCATTCCTACCGTTATTGA
- the LOC119989199 gene encoding ubiquitin domain-containing protein 1-like, which produces MGCVESSQAKADGTVKKIRKPKPWKHPQPITKSQLIQLRDEFWDTAPHYGGRKEIWDALRAAAEAELTLAQAIVDSADIIIQNADLTICYDERGAKYELPKYVLSEPTNLIRDS; this is translated from the exons ATGGGCTGTGTTGAATCGTCTCAGGCCAAAGCAGACG GGACTGTGAAGAAGATCCGAAAGCCAAAACCATGGAAGCATCCTCAGCCAATAACTAAGTCTCAGCTTATTCAGCTGCGTGATGAATTTTGGGACACTGCTCCCCACTACGGTGGCAGAAAAG AGATTTGGGATGCTCTACGAGCTGCTGCTGAGGCTGAGCTAACCTTAGCGCAAGCAATCGTGGACAGTGCAGACATTATCATTCAAAATGCTGATTTAACAATATGCTATGATGAAAGAG GTGCAAAGTACGAGTTACCAAAGTATGTTTTGAGTGAGCCAACCAACTTGATCCGAGATAGTTAA
- the LOC119989396 gene encoding uncharacterized protein LOC119989396 isoform X2, whose product MGSLESFIQGKHYPWNMAGSDISTDARDYGVVVDEQKKRVQCNYCAKEVSSFNRLQSHLGGVRGDVKPCTQVPENIRKLFWNKVNERRASLVPASGSATKRTETTSWSHVEASRCIGRFIYETGVDFDVVNSPSFRRIISATFKDGQVEYNMPNLQELRGPILEDEFEDMKNHFKNISDSWADTGCSILVDDWVNEKGQHHVNFLVDSREGTLYHQSADISSLVGNNVALNLLLDQMIVAVGVGNVVQVIANSATFRTERFNLEFNRKHKSVFWAMSLSYCIGLMLEGILMIETVKETVEQAKFITKYIHGNPAVMILFKDFSDTDSLVVRSNIRFAMPFLTLENIFYHEQSLKRIFSSCEWTKSFRGSSDDGKRMTNLVGNKSSFWREAELVIKATIPLINVISSIDRPEKPSVAYIYNTIDEAKALIKKELEKKKYVYNEISVVIDKIWNEYLHIPLHAAGYYLNPCYYYAKDFFSDAEVTNGLTDCISKLVDNENTRDMISKQLQDYNQAKGGFIEGCAVHIRDNVPPVLWWSRYGRHCPELQRVAIRILGQTCDIGSRYHTNRSVTDKLLSTGNNPIEQQYFKKLAYVHYNLQLRNARSSTYQSRWDGGSEQIDDWIVYDAQDHMEQYDSE is encoded by the exons ATGGGCTCTTTAGAATCATTTATTCAAG GCAAGCACTACCCTTGGAATATGGCAGGATCTGATATCTCGACCGATGCTCGCGACTACGGCGTAGTAGTTGATGAACAAAAGAAGAGGGTTCAGTGCAACTACTGTGCAAAGGAGGTGAGTAGCTTCAACCGTCTCCAGAGCCATTTAGGAGGAGTGAGAGGAGACGTGAAACCTTGCACGCAAGTTCCTGAAAACATCAGGAAACTCTTTTGGAACAAAGTGAATGAGAGAAGGGCTTCACTTGTTCCTGCTTCTGGTAGTGCAACTAAAAGAACTGAAACGACATCGTGGTCGCATGTTGAAGCCAGTAGATGCATTGGAAGATTTATATACGAAACTGGAGTCGACTTTGATGTTGTCAATTCTCCTAGCTTTAGGAGAATTATCAGTGCTACCTTCAAGGATGGTCAGGTGGAGTATAACATGCCGAATCTCCAGGAACTGAGAGGTCCAATCCTTGAAGATGAGTTTGAAGATATGAAGAATCACTTCAAAAACATAAGCGATTCTTGGGCAGACACAGGATGCAGCATACTTGTGGATGATTGGGTCAATGAGAAGGGTCAACACCATGTTAATTTTCTGGTGGATTCTAGGGAGGGCACCTTGTATCATCAATCAGCTGATATTTCGTCATTGGTTGGTAATAATGTTGCCTTGAACTTATTGCTGGATCAAATGATTGTGGCAGTTGGAGTAGGCAATGTAGTACAAGTCATTGCGAATTCGGCGACTTTTCGAACGGAGAGATTCAACCTGGAGTTTAATAGGAAGCACAAGTCTGTGTTTTGGGCAATGAGCTTGTCTTACTGCATTGGCCTCATGTTGGAAGGGATTTTGATGATTGAGACTGTAAAAGAGACTGTAGAGCAGGCCAAATTTATCACTAAGTACATCCATGGCAATCCTGCAGTTATGATCCTATTTAAGGATTTTTCTGATACTGATAGCCTTGTCGTGCGTTCAAATATCAGATTTGCAATGCCATTCTTAACATTAGAGAACATTTTCTACCATGAGCAGAGCTTGAAGAGAATTTTTTCGTCCTGTGAATGGACCAAATCATTTCGGGGTTCAAGCGATGATGGCAAGAGAATGACTAATCTGGTAGGAAACAAGTCCTCCTTTTGGAGAGAAGCAGAATTGGTCATCAAGGCAACAATTCCACTTATCAATgtcatttcttcaattgatcgGCCTGAGAAACCATCTGTTGCTTACATTTACAACACAATTGATGAAGCAAAGGCATTGATCAAGAAGGAATTAGAGAAGAAGAAATATGTATACAATGAAATATCGGTCGTGATCGACAAGATATGGAATGAGTATCTCCATATCCCACTCCATGCTGCAGGATATTACCTAAACCCATGTTACTATTATGCCAAAGACTTCTTTTCTGATGCAGAGGTGACTAATGGACTAACAGATTGTATCTCTAAACTGGTAGACAATGAAAACACTCGAGACATGATATCTAAACAACTTCAGGATTATAATCAAGCCAAAGGTGGTTTTATTGAGGGTTGTGCTGTTCACATAAGAGACAATGTCCCTCCAG TTTTATGGTGGTCACGATATGGAAGACATTGTCCTGAATTGCAGAGAGTGGCAATAAGAATCTTAGGCCAAACTTGTGATATTGGTTCAAGGTATCACACCAACAGGAGTGTAACTGACAAGTTGCTCTCGACAGGGAACAATCCTATTGAACAACAATATTTTAAGAAACTAGCCTATGTTCACTATAATCTGCAGCTGAGGAATGCTCGATCGAGCACATATCAGTCTAGATGGGATGGAGGGAGCGAGCAGATTGATGATTGGATTGTTTATGATGCACAGGATCATATGGAACAATATGATAGTGAATGA
- the LOC119989398 gene encoding probable aspartic protease At2g35615 has product MHKLIFVMMFLLLNFSIQSQTQAKSYGFSIDLIHLDSTLSPFYNISFTPSEVLRKAAIRSQNRINQFRDLYMNFNEEKIESVIIPNGGDFLMKIYVGSPPVEVLAVADTGSDLIWIQCAPCDQCYQQDAPLFDPSKSSTYKELSCTTELCQALPRQRCGNTQECEYFYSYGDGSYTLGNLSSETLSLDSSNGQQVSFPSSAFGCGHRNNGTFNRRTAGLVGLGGGPLSLISQLGDQIEHKFSYCLLPRSANTNSKLRFGEDATISRAGVVSTPLISKYPPTLYFLTLESISIGGKIAQAPPSQGNIVIDSGTTLTYLQSDLYNQLEANVIEAIGMSPVPDPSGTFDLCFQAESVKTDFPEMVFHFTGADLHLPPDNTFFKFDDLFCMLIVPSDQISIFGNFAQTNFQVEYDLQQKKVSFAPTDCTTST; this is encoded by the coding sequence ATGCATAAATTAATCTTTGTTATGATGTTCCTTTTGTTGAACTTTTCTATTCAATCTCAAACTCAAGCTAAGAGTTATGGATTTAGCATCGATCTTATTCATCTTGATTCGACTTTATCCCCGTTCTATAATATTTCTTTCACTCCATCAGAAGTTTTAAGAAAGGCGGCTATACGTTCACAAAACCGCATCAATCAATTCCGTGATTTATATATGAATTTCAATGAGGAAAAGATTGAGTCTGTGATTATTCCCAATGGAGGTGACTTTCTTATGAAAATCTATGTTGGATCTCCACCAGTTGAAGTCCTTGCTGTTGCAGACACGGGAAGTGACCTGATATGGATACAATGCGCTCCTTGTGACCAGTGCTACCAACAAGATGCTCCTCTCTTCGATCCGAGTAAGTCCTCTACTTACAAGGAGCTTTCTTGTACCACAGAATTGTGCCAGGCTCTACCTAGACAGAGGTGTGGGAACACACAAGAGTGCGAATACTTTTATTCTTATGGAGATGGATCATATACTTTAGGGAACTTGAGTAGCGAAACCTTAAGTTTAGATTCCAGCAATGGCCAACAAGTTTCTTTCCCCTCATCGGCATTCGGATGCGGACATCGAAACAATGGTACTTTCAACCGTCGTACTGCAGGTCTCGTTGGCCTTGGCGGGGGGCCGTTGTCGTTGATTTCTCAATTAGGAGATCAAATAGAACACAAATTCTCATATTGTTTGCTTCCAAGGTCGGCAAACACTAACAGCAAGCTTAGATTCGGAGAAGATGCAACCATCTCCAGGGCCGGAGTAGTTTCAACTCCACTTATATCCAAATATCCTCCTACTTTGTACTTTCTTACTCTTGAAAGTATTAGCATTGGAGGTAAAATTGCACAGGCACCTCCAAGTCAAGGGAACATTGTGATAGATTCTGGGACAACCTTAACATATTTGCAATCTGACTTATACAATCAATTGGAAGCTAATgtcattgaggctattggtatGAGCCCAGTACCAGATCCATCTGGAACCTTTGATTTGTGCTTCCAAGCAGAGTCAGTTAAAACCGATTTTCCGGAAATGGTATTCCATTTTACTGGTGCAGATCTTCATTTGCCACCTGATAACACGTTCTTCAAATTTGATGATTTGTTTTGCATGCTGATAGTTCCTAGTGACCAGATTTCCATCTTCGGAAACTTCGCCCAGACCAACTTTCAAGTGGAATATGACCTCCAACAAAAGAAAGTGTCTTTTGCTCCAACGGATTGCACCACAAGTACTTGA
- the LOC119989450 gene encoding protein transport protein Sec61 subunit alpha-like, with amino-acid sequence MGGGFRVLHLVRPFLAFLPEVQSADRKVPFREKVIYTVISLFIFLVCSQLPLYGIHSTTGADPFYWMRVILASNRGTVMELGITPIVTSGLVMQLLAGSKIIEVDNNVREDRALLNGAQKLLGILIAIGEAVAYVLSGMYGSVGQLGVGNAIIIIIQLCFAGIIVICLDELLQKGYGLGSGISLFIATNICENIIWKAFSPTTINSGRGAEFEGAVIALFHLLITRTDKVRALREAFYRQNLPNVTNLLATVLIFLIVIYFQGFRVVLPVRSKNARGQQGSYPIKLFYTSNMPIILQSALVSNLYFISQLLYRKYGGNFIVDLLGKWKESEYNGQSVPVGGIAYYITPPSSLADMAANPFHALFYLVFMLSACALFSKTWIEVSGSSAKDVARQLREQQMVMPGHREANLQKELNRYIPTAAAFGGMCIGALTVLADFMGAIGSGTGILLAVTIIYQYFETFEKERASELGFFGF; translated from the exons ATGGGAGGTGGATTTAGGGTGCTTCATCTTGTGAGGCCCTTTCTTGCATTTCTACCGGAAGTTCAGAGCGCTGACAGAAAAGTTCCATTCAGGGagaaggtcatttacactgtgatctctcttttcattttcttggtctgcAGTCAATTACCACTGTATGGCATACACTCTACAACCGGCGCCGATCCATTCTATTGGATGCGTGTTATTCTGGCTTCCAACAGGGGAACTGTCATGGAGCTTGGTATCACACCAATTGTGACATCTGGGTTGGTAATGCAACTTCTTGCTGGGTCAAAGATTATTGAAGTGGACAATAATGTACGCGAAGATCGTGCCCTGCT GAATGGTGCACAAAAGCTGTTGGGTATCCTCATAGCTATTGGTGAAGCAGTTGCATATGTTCTTTCGGGAATGTATGGCAGTGTTGGCCAACTTGGTGTTGGGAATgccattattattatcattcaGCTATGCTTTGCTGGTATAATTGTGATCTGTTTAGACGAGCTCCTTCAGAAAGGATATGGCCTTGGCTCTGGAATCTCCCTTTTCATAGCAACGAATATCTG TGAAAACATTATCTGGAAAGCATTCAGCCCCACCACCATAAACAGTGGCCGAGGAGCTGAATTTGAAGGTGCTGTTATTGCGTTATTCCATCTATTGATAACTCGAACAGACAAGGTTCGTGCTTTACGAGAGGCCTTCTATCGTCAGAATCTGCCGAATGTGACAAATCTGCTTGCTACAGTCTTGATCTTCTTAATAGTTATCTACTTTCAAGGGTTTCGTGTGGTTCTGCCTGTAAGGTCAAAAAATGCTCGTGGGCAGCAGGGTTCTTATCCAATCAAGCTGTTCTACACTTCTAACATGCCCATCATTTTGCAGTCTGCACTAGTATCCAACCTTTACTTCATCTCTCAG TTGCTCTATAGGAAGTATGGTGGGAATTTTATTGTAGATCTTTTGGGTAAGTGGAAGGAAtctgagtacaatggtcaatcTGTCCCTGTTGGTGGCATTGCATATTATATTACACCACCATCAAG CTTAGCTGATATGGCGGCCAATCCTTTCCATGCACTGTTCTATCTTGTATTCATGTTGTCAGCTTGTGCACTCTTCTCAAAAACTTGGATTGAAGTTTCTGGATCATCTGCCAAAGATGTTGCCAGGCAGCTTAGG GAGCAACAAATGGTTATGCCTGGTCATAGGGAGGCTAACTTGCAGAAAGAGTTGAACCGTTACATACCCACAGCTGCAGCATTTGGAGGCATGTGCATTGGTGCTCTGACGGTGCTGGCCGATTTCATGGGTGCAATTGGTTCAGGGACGGGGATTCTTCTTGCTGTCACCATCATTTATCAGTACTTTGAGACATTTGAGAAGGAGAGGGCTAGTGAACTTGGTTTCTTTGGTTTCTAA
- the LOC119989396 gene encoding uncharacterized protein LOC119989396 isoform X1: MGTVKNQISNSPKIYVHLCHPGKHYPWNMAGSDISTDARDYGVVVDEQKKRVQCNYCAKEVSSFNRLQSHLGGVRGDVKPCTQVPENIRKLFWNKVNERRASLVPASGSATKRTETTSWSHVEASRCIGRFIYETGVDFDVVNSPSFRRIISATFKDGQVEYNMPNLQELRGPILEDEFEDMKNHFKNISDSWADTGCSILVDDWVNEKGQHHVNFLVDSREGTLYHQSADISSLVGNNVALNLLLDQMIVAVGVGNVVQVIANSATFRTERFNLEFNRKHKSVFWAMSLSYCIGLMLEGILMIETVKETVEQAKFITKYIHGNPAVMILFKDFSDTDSLVVRSNIRFAMPFLTLENIFYHEQSLKRIFSSCEWTKSFRGSSDDGKRMTNLVGNKSSFWREAELVIKATIPLINVISSIDRPEKPSVAYIYNTIDEAKALIKKELEKKKYVYNEISVVIDKIWNEYLHIPLHAAGYYLNPCYYYAKDFFSDAEVTNGLTDCISKLVDNENTRDMISKQLQDYNQAKGGFIEGCAVHIRDNVPPVLWWSRYGRHCPELQRVAIRILGQTCDIGSRYHTNRSVTDKLLSTGNNPIEQQYFKKLAYVHYNLQLRNARSSTYQSRWDGGSEQIDDWIVYDAQDHMEQYDSE, from the exons ATGGGGACTGTCAAAAATCAGATCAGTAATTCACcaaaaatttatgtgcatcTTTGTCATCCAG GCAAGCACTACCCTTGGAATATGGCAGGATCTGATATCTCGACCGATGCTCGCGACTACGGCGTAGTAGTTGATGAACAAAAGAAGAGGGTTCAGTGCAACTACTGTGCAAAGGAGGTGAGTAGCTTCAACCGTCTCCAGAGCCATTTAGGAGGAGTGAGAGGAGACGTGAAACCTTGCACGCAAGTTCCTGAAAACATCAGGAAACTCTTTTGGAACAAAGTGAATGAGAGAAGGGCTTCACTTGTTCCTGCTTCTGGTAGTGCAACTAAAAGAACTGAAACGACATCGTGGTCGCATGTTGAAGCCAGTAGATGCATTGGAAGATTTATATACGAAACTGGAGTCGACTTTGATGTTGTCAATTCTCCTAGCTTTAGGAGAATTATCAGTGCTACCTTCAAGGATGGTCAGGTGGAGTATAACATGCCGAATCTCCAGGAACTGAGAGGTCCAATCCTTGAAGATGAGTTTGAAGATATGAAGAATCACTTCAAAAACATAAGCGATTCTTGGGCAGACACAGGATGCAGCATACTTGTGGATGATTGGGTCAATGAGAAGGGTCAACACCATGTTAATTTTCTGGTGGATTCTAGGGAGGGCACCTTGTATCATCAATCAGCTGATATTTCGTCATTGGTTGGTAATAATGTTGCCTTGAACTTATTGCTGGATCAAATGATTGTGGCAGTTGGAGTAGGCAATGTAGTACAAGTCATTGCGAATTCGGCGACTTTTCGAACGGAGAGATTCAACCTGGAGTTTAATAGGAAGCACAAGTCTGTGTTTTGGGCAATGAGCTTGTCTTACTGCATTGGCCTCATGTTGGAAGGGATTTTGATGATTGAGACTGTAAAAGAGACTGTAGAGCAGGCCAAATTTATCACTAAGTACATCCATGGCAATCCTGCAGTTATGATCCTATTTAAGGATTTTTCTGATACTGATAGCCTTGTCGTGCGTTCAAATATCAGATTTGCAATGCCATTCTTAACATTAGAGAACATTTTCTACCATGAGCAGAGCTTGAAGAGAATTTTTTCGTCCTGTGAATGGACCAAATCATTTCGGGGTTCAAGCGATGATGGCAAGAGAATGACTAATCTGGTAGGAAACAAGTCCTCCTTTTGGAGAGAAGCAGAATTGGTCATCAAGGCAACAATTCCACTTATCAATgtcatttcttcaattgatcgGCCTGAGAAACCATCTGTTGCTTACATTTACAACACAATTGATGAAGCAAAGGCATTGATCAAGAAGGAATTAGAGAAGAAGAAATATGTATACAATGAAATATCGGTCGTGATCGACAAGATATGGAATGAGTATCTCCATATCCCACTCCATGCTGCAGGATATTACCTAAACCCATGTTACTATTATGCCAAAGACTTCTTTTCTGATGCAGAGGTGACTAATGGACTAACAGATTGTATCTCTAAACTGGTAGACAATGAAAACACTCGAGACATGATATCTAAACAACTTCAGGATTATAATCAAGCCAAAGGTGGTTTTATTGAGGGTTGTGCTGTTCACATAAGAGACAATGTCCCTCCAG TTTTATGGTGGTCACGATATGGAAGACATTGTCCTGAATTGCAGAGAGTGGCAATAAGAATCTTAGGCCAAACTTGTGATATTGGTTCAAGGTATCACACCAACAGGAGTGTAACTGACAAGTTGCTCTCGACAGGGAACAATCCTATTGAACAACAATATTTTAAGAAACTAGCCTATGTTCACTATAATCTGCAGCTGAGGAATGCTCGATCGAGCACATATCAGTCTAGATGGGATGGAGGGAGCGAGCAGATTGATGATTGGATTGTTTATGATGCACAGGATCATATGGAACAATATGATAGTGAATGA
- the LOC119989397 gene encoding uncharacterized protein LOC119989397 isoform X1, with protein MRAFLLYLSVVAILFACTFQFQAHGAPADFGYAGPLIKHLSSLLKWTRSATKTPQQDGNVLQFENGYLVETVVEGNEIGVVPYKIRVSEDGELFAVDAINSNVVKITPPLSQYSRARLVAGSFQGYTGHVDGKPNESRFNRPKGITMDDKGNVYVADTLNHAIRKIGDAGVTTIAGGKSNVAGYRDGPGEDAKLSNDFDVVYVRPTCSLLIIDRGNAALRQISLNHEECDYQSSSISASDVFMVVGAVLVGYAFCILQQGFGPSFFARTTQQTSESEYKDQTSKEKPSSVMDSMKEEPGWPSFGQLIIDLSKLAVEALGGVCLYFVPSRFRSGGSKKGLTPLKDRLKLPEDEAETPLVHRQSTFPSLSETRQVNAANASDKYSEAKAPKIKSASFKDPSVSGKHRSSKRQEYPEYFGSGEVPSYTRSKTQKERTRHRQRDKSGEAGVNAVGAETKPVDMNPVNYENPKFNYNIRSKYTSDHSYRY; from the exons ATGAGAGCTTTTCTCCTCTATCTTTCTGTTGTTGCTATTTTGTTTGCTTGCACATTTCAGTTTCAAGCTCATGGTGCTCCTGCAG ATTTTGGGTATGCAGGACCTTTGATTAAACACTTGTCTTCTCTGCTGAAATGGACCAGGTCAGCTACCAAAACACCCCAACAAG ATGGGAATGTCCTTCAATTTGAGAATGGGTATCTAGTGGAGACTGTTGTGGAGGGAAATGAGATCGGAGTGGTTCCTTACAAAATTCGGGTCTCCGAGGATGGTGAATTATTCGCTGTTGATGCTATTAACAGCAACGTTGTCAAAATCACGCCCCCACTGTCCCAGT ATAGTAGGGCAAGACTTGTTGCTGGGTCATTTCAGGGTTACACAGGGCATGTTGATGGAAAACCAAATGAATCTCGTTTCAATCGTCCCAAAGGCATTACTATGGATGACAAGGGGAATGTGTATGTTGCTGATACATTGAACCATGCCATCAGAAAAATTGGAGATGCTG GTGTTACAACCATTGCTGGAGGGAAATCAAATGTTGCTGGCTATAGAGATGGGCCTGGTGAGGATGCAAAattgtcaaatgattttgatgTGGTATACGTTCGGCCCACCTGTTCACTGTTGATTATCGATAGAGGAAATGCTGCTCTTCGACAAATCTCTCTCAACCACGAGGAGTGCGATTACCAATCCAGTTCTATTTCAGCCTCAG ACGTTTTTATGGTTGTTGGTGCTGTCTTGGTTGGATATGCTTTCTGCATCCTGCAGCAAGGGTTTGGGCCTTCTTTCTTTGCAAGAACCACT CAACAAACTTCAGAAAGTGAATATAAGGATCAAACAAGCAAGGAGAAACCCTCTTCTGTAATGGACAGCATGAAAGAGGAACCTGGGTGGCCATCATTTGGACAGCTTATCATCGATCTGTCTAAACTTGCAGTGGAAGCTTTGGGTGGTGTTTGCCTTTATTTCGTCCCTTCTCGATTCAGATCAGGGGGATCAAAGAAAGGCCTTACACCATTGAAAGATCGCTTAAAGTTGCCTGAAGATGAAGCTGAGACTCCATTAGTTCACAGACAGAGCacttttccctctctttctgaAACCCGGCAGGTCAATGCAGCTAATGCTAGTGATAAATATTCAGAAGCAAAGGCCCCAAAAATCAAATCAGCTAGTTTTAAGGATCCGTCCGTGTCAGGCAAGCACCGATCATCTAAGCGACAAGAATATCCTGAATATTTCGGATCAGGTGAAGTGCCTTCATATACAAGGTCTAAGACTCAGAAAGAAAGGACACGACATCGTCAGCGAGACAAAAGTGGAGAGGCAGGTGTCAATGCAGTTGGTGCAGAGACGAAACCTGTTGACATGAATCCAGTGAACTATGAAAACCCAAAGTTCAATTATAATATCAGGAGCAAGTATACATCTGATCATTCCTACCGTTATTGA